TGTAATATCAGTTACAGTTAAGATAGTATTATTAAAGGATGAATAAATATTAGCTATTCCCCATTTTTCATCTTTTGCCATAATTACACCCCTTATTGATTTTCACCAGCTTGAGTAGCTGCTTTATTATGTTCTTCAATCTGTTTAGCTACAGGAGAAGAGCGGTAAAAACCAATTGCTTCTTCTTCTCCTCTTTTTACAACATAACTTGGAGAATTTAATTTTTTGCTGTTTAAAGCAATATGTCCATGTACAACAAACATTCTTGCTTCTTTAGCAGTACGAGCTAAACCTTTTTGGAAAACTATAGTTTGTAATCTTCTTCTTAAAATATCTTCAACAGTTAAATCAAGAATATTTTCTAACTGGGCATTTTCATCAAGGATTCCTGATCTTTTCAAGTTTCCTAATAATTCTTCAGTTTCAACTTTTACTTGATCTTGAGAGAACCCGAGTAAGTATCTTGCTTCCCTACTGTATTTTCTAACTAAAGTATCAGCTTTCCAAATTTCCTTTTTATTTTTTAAGCCATATTTAGACATTAATTTATTTTCAGTTTTAATTCTTTCTGCATTCCAAGGATGAGGTGGTGTATCATACTTTTTCCTTGCTTTTCTTGGATGTCCCATAATCACATCTCCTTATTTAGATATAAATTTCAATAATTATTCAATAATATAATCAATTTAAAAATTTATCAAATTTACCATAATCAGTCTAAAAAGATATAAAATTATCTTCTACGACTTACACCGACAGTAGAACTGTGTCTGAAAGTAGATTTAGTTCTTTGTCCTCTAACTGGTAAACCAACTTCGTGTCTTCTACCTTTGTAACTTCTGGTCTTTTTCATCCTGTTTAAATCATCCCTTAAAGTCATGTCAAGGTCAGATTCAATTAAATGAAGGTCATCACCAGTAGCATAATCGTTACGTCTGTTTAACATCCAATCAGGAATGTTATATTCTTTAGGATCTTCTAAAACTGCTTCGATTTTAGCAACATCATCTTCAGCAACGTAACCAATTTGTTTTTCAGTATTTAAACCTAAGGTAAGACAGATAGATCTAGATAAGGATAATCCAACACCTTTAATTTCAGTTAAAGCTTGTTCGATTTTTTTATTACCATCTACATCCTTTCTGGATATACGCACTAAGTGCTTAAAGTCGTCTTCCATTAAAGTAACCTCCATAATATCTATAGAGCGAACCCACGAGACGTGTATAAAAAATTTAGCGGATTCGAATGCTTTATTTTAAAGCACAGTTTTCAACAATGTAAAACTTAGTCCAATAATATTTTAATCATAGAATTTTATAATTTGCATTATTCATACTATTTTAAGTCTGATTTCAAATCCATTAAACTAAGAGTTCATCAATATCAGTTTCAAGCACATTTAATAATTCTAATTAAATAATAACTACGCTTAGCTTACTAAAAGATAGAGTAACTTAATACTCGATAAATTACTAATAAACTTTTATAGCTATAGCTAGATTATAATTTAACTAATTAAAAAAAAGCAAATATTAAATCTAATTCGTAAAGCTTATTTGAATCAGATTTAAGTTAATGATAATTTGTAAAAGTGATATTATCATTAATAATAATCCTATTAAATAGAATTATATTAAATTGCTATATACTAATAAACGCCGAGACTGGGATTTGAACCCAGGCGAGGACAATCCTCACGGGATTTCCAGTCCCGCGCCTTACCAGGCTAGACTATCTCGGCAATCTAGTAAGATATCAAACATAGAACTGTCTAATATATAATTCACTGATATAAAAATATAAGTAATTAATAATATATAAAGTTTTTGATTATTCAAGCATAATTTCTAAAAAAATAGGATTAAAACTAAAATCATAGCTACAAATCAATATTAAACTTAATAATATTTAAAGATTTTTTATAAGATTATAGCAAAGTTTATATATTAGAACTTAAATTTGAGATTTTATTATGATAAA
This is a stretch of genomic DNA from Methanobrevibacter olleyae. It encodes these proteins:
- a CDS encoding 30S ribosomal protein S4 is translated as MGHPRKARKKYDTPPHPWNAERIKTENKLMSKYGLKNKKEIWKADTLVRKYSREARYLLGFSQDQVKVETEELLGNLKRSGILDENAQLENILDLTVEDILRRRLQTIVFQKGLARTAKEARMFVVHGHIALNSKKLNSPSYVVKRGEEEAIGFYRSSPVAKQIEEHNKAATQAGENQ
- a CDS encoding 30S ribosomal protein S13; protein product: MEDDFKHLVRISRKDVDGNKKIEQALTEIKGVGLSLSRSICLTLGLNTEKQIGYVAEDDVAKIEAVLEDPKEYNIPDWMLNRRNDYATGDDLHLIESDLDMTLRDDLNRMKKTRSYKGRRHEVGLPVRGQRTKSTFRHSSTVGVSRRR